A portion of the Magnolia sinica isolate HGM2019 chromosome 17, MsV1, whole genome shotgun sequence genome contains these proteins:
- the LOC131231793 gene encoding uncharacterized protein LOC131231793, whose translation MEVCWGNNWFSILINGEPSGFFKSFRGLRQGDPLSPALFIIAMEAFSVNLKLLINSGRCQRFLMRRNSPIISYLLYADDILLFSNGKKENLLKVLQFLALFQQATGQKIINNKSCFICPRALSLARIRSISCILGFRKANGTIQYLGAPLRLGRIRSSELQFLVVKVERKTAGWAGRHISQAGRTTLIRHVLGSVPIHIMPIEEGGLGVRRLKEVLEAHRLKLAWAVNFSNQSGPWVKLMRNKYSRDLLPNALMPPSTNLSPFWKSVRALFPLLSETVQWHIGRGELNFWKANWMGRGPIQRLLNNRVLPELADLQVKDVLGYLGPLPPSRVFSLLPQQIIDNIFNGGFTTSDENAECIWPLEVSGLLSLRSAWKLLRSSSPPLSGPDGSGMALFLQNSPSWRVLQNATPVDSRVQAKGVTLASRCWCCLGVDNARPQVESIAHLFLATTHATALWSRFGVQCSVPPLPHNSVDNRLSHWRNAAAPGYASKTIRTLLPILILWEIWRSRNAVIYGNCPMNITRSIAHVRWWANVVIGVEQMDSLVRSLRSSPSRPPNIIRRSATILVKWKRPSLGGSN comes from the exons AGATGCCAACGTTTCCTTATGCGCCGAAACAGCCCCATCATCTCCTATTTACTCTACGCAGATGACATTTTGCTCTTCTCAAACGGCAAGAAGGAAAACCTTCTGAAGGTTCTTCAGTTTCTCGCCTTATTCCAGCAAGCTACTGGccaaaaaatcatcaacaacaAGAGCTGTTTTATCTGCCCTCGAGCCCTTTCGTTAGCTCGAATCAGGTCCATATCATGTATTTTGGGTTTTCGGAAAGCCAATGGAACAATACAATATTTGGGAGCCCCCCTTCGCCTAGGTAGAATCCGTTCTTCTGAGCTTCAATTTTTGGTGGTTAAGGTGGAGAGGAAGACCGCTGGTTGGGCCGGCAGACACATCTCACAAGCGGGAAGAACCACTTTAATTCGCCATGTCTTGGGAAGCGTCCCCATCCATATCAT GCCCATTGAGGAAGGTGGTCTGGGTGTGAGACGCTTGAAAGAGGTTTTGGAGGCTCATCGTCTCAAGTTAGCCTGGGCTGTAAATTTCAGCAATCAGTCGGGTCCGTGGGTTAAGCTTATGCGCAACAAGTATAGTAGGGACCTACTCCCCAACGCCTTGATGCCTCCCTCCACGAATCTGTCGCCATTTTGGAAAAGTGTAAGGGCGTTGTTTCCTCTGCTGTCAGAGACTGTCCAATGGCATATTGGACGAGGTGAGCTAAATTTTTGGAAAGCCAATTGGATGGGTAGGGGCCCTATCCAGCGCCTACTCAACAACCGGGTTCTGCCTGAGCTAGCTGATCTTCAGGTGAAAGACGTCCTCGGGTACTTAGGACCGCTCCCCCCATCCCGAGTGTTCTCCCTTCTTCCACAACAGATTATAGACAATATCTTCAATGGTGGTTTTACAACGTCGGACGAAAATGCAGAGTGTATCTGGCCGCTCGAAGTTTCTGGTTTGTTGTCCTTGCGATCAGCCTGGAAGCTGCTGAGAAGCTCGTCCCCCCCTCTTAGTGGGCCAGATGGATCTGGCATGGCTCTCTTCCTCCAAAATTCTCCATCTTGGAGAGTTCTTCAAAATGCGACCCCTGTTGACAGCAGAGTTCAGGCAAAAGGAGTGACCCTCGCGTCAAGGTGCTGGTGCTGTCTTGGAGTCGATAATGCCAGGCCTCAGGTGGAATCCATTGCCCATCTATTCCTCGCTACGACTCACGCCACAGCTCTCTGGTCGCGGTTCGGGGTGCAGTGCAGTGTGCCCCCCCTTCCTCATAACTCTGTTGATAACAGGCTCTCTCACTGGAGGAATGCCGCGGCCCCAGGCTATGCGTCAAAAACAATCAGAACTCTGCTTCCTATTCTTATTCTGTGGGAGATTTGGCGATCCAGAAATGCGGTGATTTATGGCAACTGTCCCATGAACATAACAAGGTCTATCGCCCATGTTAGATGGTGGGCTAACGTGGTAATCGGGGTGGAGCAGATGGACAGCCTCGTCAGGTCCCTTCGATCCAGTCCTTCAAGGCCGCCTAACATTATCAGACGTTCTGCCACAATCCTTGTCAAATGGAAGCGGCCATCGCTGGGTGGGTCAAATTAA